A region of Methanomassiliicoccales archaeon DNA encodes the following proteins:
- a CDS encoding M42 family metallopeptidase, which translates to MDSKAMKFLEKLCNSSGPSGFEREPILLMKEYLAPYSDKIYNDKLGNLFFERVGNKIGPTVLIPAHIDEIGFIITAINPIGYLSFHQLGGWFDQVLLGQRVKIMSRKGMVRGLVACKPPHVMDAEDRKKVITKDKMFIDVGASNREEAEAMGIRIGDAVVPDSSFYSITKKAFKDGKGNGERTLIFGKAFDNRISSYMAAELMRELKEGKVKHPNRVIAAATVQEEVGLRGARTAASYVKPDVAIVLDVDVAGDVPGIEPHMAPAKMGEGIAITTFDASMIPNQPLKELAISVCEKNKIPYQLTHTIGGGTDAGQIHQSNIGCPSIVIGVAMRHMHSHVGVIDMVDVEGGLRAVKELIKVLDRKKVDSLTAI; encoded by the coding sequence ATGGACAGCAAAGCGATGAAGTTTCTGGAGAAGCTATGCAACAGTTCCGGTCCCTCAGGTTTCGAGCGCGAGCCCATCCTACTTATGAAGGAATACCTGGCCCCATACTCCGACAAGATCTACAACGACAAGCTCGGCAACCTGTTCTTCGAGAGGGTCGGGAACAAAATAGGTCCGACCGTGCTCATCCCCGCGCACATCGATGAGATCGGGTTCATCATAACTGCCATCAACCCCATAGGATACCTGAGCTTCCATCAGCTTGGGGGTTGGTTCGATCAGGTGCTTCTGGGTCAGAGGGTCAAGATCATGTCGAGAAAAGGCATGGTGCGCGGTCTGGTCGCATGCAAGCCGCCCCATGTCATGGACGCGGAGGACCGCAAGAAGGTCATAACCAAGGACAAGATGTTCATCGACGTGGGAGCGTCGAACCGAGAGGAGGCGGAGGCCATGGGCATCCGCATCGGGGACGCGGTCGTCCCGGATTCCTCTTTCTACAGCATCACCAAGAAGGCCTTCAAGGATGGAAAGGGGAACGGTGAACGGACGCTCATCTTCGGCAAGGCCTTCGACAATCGTATCTCTTCTTACATGGCCGCAGAGCTGATGCGCGAGCTGAAAGAGGGAAAGGTCAAACACCCCAATCGAGTCATCGCTGCCGCCACGGTCCAGGAAGAGGTTGGCCTCAGGGGTGCGCGCACCGCCGCAAGTTATGTGAAGCCTGACGTGGCGATCGTGCTCGACGTCGACGTGGCGGGTGATGTGCCAGGCATCGAGCCGCATATGGCCCCCGCCAAAATGGGCGAGGGCATCGCCATCACCACATTCGATGCCAGCATGATCCCGAACCAGCCTCTGAAGGAGCTAGCCATCTCCGTATGTGAGAAGAACAAGATACCGTACCAGCTGACGCACACCATCGGAGGGGGAACGGACGCGGGGCAGATCCATCAGTCCAACATCGGCTGCCCGAGCATCGTCATCGGAGTGGCCATGAGGCACATGCATTCCCACGTGGGCGTCATCGACATGGTGGACGTAGAGGGTGGACTTCGGGCGGTCAAAGAGCTGATCAAGGTCCTGGACCGCAAGAAGGTGGATTCGCTCACAGCCATCTGA